A window of the Camelus ferus isolate YT-003-E chromosome 22, BCGSAC_Cfer_1.0, whole genome shotgun sequence genome harbors these coding sequences:
- the LYL1 gene encoding protein lyl-1: protein MCPPQAQAEVGPTMTEKAKMMCAPSQVPAPPPKPASPGSPKVEEMGHGDSSPPRLPPGVPVISLGHTRPPGAAVATTELSTLRPPLLQLSALGTAPPPLALHYHPHPFLNSLYIGPAGPFSIFPSSRLKRRPSHCELELTEGHQPQKVARRVFTNSRERWRQQNVNGAFAELRKLLPTHPPDRKLSKNEVLRLAMKYIGFLVRLLRDQAAALAAGSAPPGPRKRPAHRGLDDGAHRGPCRRAEAVARPQPAPPAGPDSSPGGAARPIKTEQAAVSPEVR from the exons ATGTGCCCGCCCCAGGCCCAGGCAGAGGTGGGCCCCACCATGACGGAAAAGGCCAAGATGATGTGTGCCCCCAGCCAAGTGCCTGCCCCGCCCCCAAAGCCTGCCTCACCTGGATCCCCAAAGGTGGAGGAGATGGGCCACGGAGATTCCTCACCACCCAGGCTGCCCCCTGGTGTGCCAGTCATCAGCCTGGGCCACACCAGGCCCCCAGGGGCAGCTGTGGCCACCACGGAACTAAGCACCCTGCGGCCCCCGCTGCTGCAACTCTCCGCCCTGGGAACTGCCCCACCCCCCTTGGCCCTGCATTAccaccctcaccccttcctcaaCAG CCTCTACATTGGGCCGGCAGGACCTTTCAGCATCTTCCCTAGCAGCCGGCTGAAGCGGAGACCAAGCCACTGTGAGCTGGAGCTGACTGAGG GGCACCAGCCCCAGAAAGTGGCCCGGCGCGTGTTCACCAACAGCCGTGAGCGCTGGCGGCAGCAGAATGTGAACGGCGCCTTCGCTGAGCTCAGGAAGCTGCTACCAACGCATCCGCCCGACCGGAAGCTGAGCAAGAACGAGGTGCTCCGCCTTGCCATGAAATACATTGGCTTCCTGGTGCGGCTGCTGCGAGACCAGGCGGCCGCTCTGGCCGCAGGCTCCGCCCCTCCAGGGCCACGCAAAAGGCCCGCGCACCGAGGCTTGGACGACGGCGCCCACCGCGGGCCTTGTCGCAGGGCCGAGGCGGTGGCGCGCCCGCAGCCCGCGCCCCCGGCCGGCCCCGATAGCAGCCCCGGTGGGGCAGCCCGGCCCATCAAAACGGAACAAGCGGCCGTGAGCCCAGAGGTGCGGTGA